A single window of Laspinema palackyanum D2c DNA harbors:
- a CDS encoding XisH family protein yields MAKDRFHQVVKKALESDGWTVTHDPLEIKVGGVDMEIDLGAERLLAAERGHDKIAVEVKSFLARASAISEFHTALGQFINYRAALRREDPDRILYLAIPNLVYHTFFQREFPASMLQENSVKLMVYDIELERILLWKE; encoded by the coding sequence ATGGCTAAGGATCGTTTTCATCAAGTGGTTAAGAAGGCTCTCGAATCAGATGGGTGGACTGTCACCCACGATCCCCTTGAGATTAAAGTCGGTGGGGTAGATATGGAGATTGACTTAGGGGCAGAACGACTACTAGCAGCAGAGCGCGGACATGATAAAATTGCGGTGGAAGTCAAAAGTTTTTTGGCGAGGGCATCGGCAATTTCAGAGTTTCATACCGCCTTGGGGCAGTTTATTAACTATCGGGCTGCTTTACGCCGTGAAGACCCCGATCGCATTCTCTATCTGGCTATCCCAAATCTAGTCTATCACACATTCTTTCAGAGGGAATTTCCAGCATCAATGCTGCAAGAAAATTCCGTAAAACTCATGGTTTACGATATTGAATTGGAGCGAATTTTGCTATGGAAGGAGTGA
- a CDS encoding XisI protein: protein MEGVTDKLKTYQQIVQQLLMKYAKSKPAYGEIEVETIFDTQRNHYQIVHFGWHHQRWIHQSVIHLDIRNEKFWIFCNSTEHDVAEDLVNLGVPKQDIVLGFYPPFMRKMSDYAVD from the coding sequence ATGGAAGGAGTGACCGATAAATTAAAAACTTACCAACAAATTGTGCAACAATTGTTGATGAAGTATGCCAAAAGTAAGCCAGCTTATGGTGAGATTGAGGTTGAAACTATTTTTGATACCCAACGAAATCATTATCAAATAGTCCATTTCGGTTGGCACCATCAGCGCTGGATTCATCAGAGTGTCATCCATTTAGATATCCGCAATGAGAAATTTTGGATTTTTTGCAATTCAACCGAGCATGATGTTGCGGAAGATTTAGTCAATTTGGGTGTCCCCAAACAAGATATTGTGCTGGGATTTTATCCGCCTTTTATGCGAAAAATGAGCGATTATGCGGTAGACTAA
- a CDS encoding AAA family ATPase: MITEIELKDFKSYKSATLHLGRLTVLIGANASGKSNVIEALRLLSRLATGERLGLLRNPQQKGETFFRGNVEHLGYRGKHTFQLACLTNHPDWERFEIQLGLSSDTHLQVTQERIISSDSKVPLYEITSEPQGAGSDIFVTYNNFARGGKKPSLVCSSHLAVFTQLLSAIRFRPENIKSREIIPEVCETYVRWLSGIVFLEPEPSLMREYGHKTDQVLREKGQNLSGVIYNLCQSPTSKQVVLDFVRSLPEQNIEDISFLETPRDEVMLELTETFGGVATPYDAARLSDGTLRVLSIAAVLLSAPEESLVVIEEIDNGVHPSRASALMSRMAELARQRNLRILISSHNPALLDALPDEAIPETELCYRSPDDGSSQLIRLQDIPDYPELIAQGSVGHLMTRGLLERFVKQHPGAEIKKQQALDWLTSLNSRVEVQ, translated from the coding sequence ATGATTACAGAAATAGAGTTAAAAGATTTTAAAAGTTATAAATCGGCGACATTGCACTTAGGGCGGCTCACGGTCTTGATTGGGGCCAATGCTTCGGGAAAAAGTAATGTCATTGAAGCCTTACGGCTTTTATCTCGACTTGCTACGGGGGAACGGCTGGGATTGCTCAGAAATCCTCAACAAAAAGGAGAGACTTTCTTTCGCGGCAATGTCGAACATTTGGGATACCGAGGGAAACATACATTTCAACTGGCTTGCTTGACCAATCATCCCGATTGGGAACGGTTTGAGATTCAACTTGGACTTAGTTCAGACACCCATTTGCAGGTCACTCAAGAACGGATTATTAGTTCAGATTCTAAGGTTCCCTTGTATGAAATTACCAGTGAACCGCAAGGGGCAGGTAGTGATATTTTTGTGACTTATAATAATTTTGCGAGAGGCGGTAAAAAACCGAGTCTGGTTTGTAGTAGTCATCTAGCGGTTTTTACCCAACTTTTAAGTGCGATTCGATTTCGACCGGAAAATATCAAAAGTCGAGAAATTATCCCCGAGGTTTGCGAAACTTATGTCCGTTGGTTGAGTGGAATTGTGTTTTTAGAGCCGGAACCGAGTTTGATGAGAGAATATGGGCACAAAACGGATCAGGTTTTGCGAGAGAAAGGGCAAAATTTATCTGGAGTTATTTATAATTTATGCCAATCTCCAACTTCTAAGCAGGTGGTGTTGGATTTTGTTCGGAGTCTCCCCGAACAGAATATTGAGGATATTAGTTTCCTGGAAACACCTCGGGATGAGGTGATGTTAGAACTCACTGAAACCTTTGGAGGCGTGGCGACTCCTTATGATGCAGCACGACTTTCTGATGGAACTCTGCGAGTTTTATCCATTGCAGCGGTATTACTTTCTGCACCGGAAGAAAGTTTGGTGGTCATTGAAGAAATCGATAATGGTGTACACCCCAGTCGGGCGAGTGCTTTAATGTCTCGGATGGCTGAACTTGCGCGACAACGTAACCTCCGTATTCTTATTAGTAGTCATAATCCAGCTTTATTAGATGCTCTTCCTGATGAAGCAATTCCTGAAACTGAATTGTGTTATCGCAGTCCGGATGATGGGTCAAGTCAGTTAATTCGGTTGCAAGATATTCCGGATTACCCGGAACTCATTGCTCAAGGTTCAGTGGGTCATTTAATGACTCGCGGGCTGTTAGAACGGTTTGTAAAGCAGCATCCAGGCGCTGAGATAAAAAAACAGCAGGCTTTAGACTGGTTGACTTCCCTGAATTCGAGGGTAGAGGTTCAGTGA
- a CDS encoding GIY-YIG nuclease family protein has translation MPKSTPNKSTTDEDLALLAELGLDITPEAPSQHSPREERIIAGFEEIERFVAEKGRLPQHGEDGDIFERLYAVRLDRLRESAECRALLETLDSRGLLKAENDAGFTLEPDLEPDQIDAALLAELGVDAESGNEITQLTHVRSRQEIKAAEEVAQRFPCEDFDEFKAMFAEVARQLKTGERQTVKYQDNATINPGDLFILDGQKVLVAEMGEMFISEYGLKNCRMRVIYDNGTESNPLFRSFQRALNKDKTSRRITKLDLGPLFSFQSEPEVEAEQELATGYIYVLRSQADHPFIAQNRSVIHKIGVTGGDVKKRVANAKTDPTYLLADVEIVATFKLENINRKKLEALLQKFFASARLDLELRDRFDTPVKPREWFIVPLAAIEEAINKIQDGTIEQFRYDRETASLTRV, from the coding sequence ATGCCTAAGTCTACACCGAACAAATCTACCACTGATGAAGATTTAGCACTGCTGGCTGAATTGGGGTTGGATATCACCCCGGAAGCACCCAGCCAACATTCTCCTAGAGAAGAGCGGATTATTGCAGGTTTTGAGGAAATTGAGCGGTTTGTCGCGGAAAAAGGCCGATTGCCTCAACATGGAGAAGATGGCGATATTTTTGAGCGTCTCTATGCGGTGCGACTTGATCGCCTGCGGGAATCGGCAGAATGTCGCGCCCTCTTGGAAACTCTGGACTCCCGAGGGCTTTTAAAGGCGGAAAATGATGCCGGTTTTACCCTAGAACCTGATCTAGAACCGGACCAGATTGATGCGGCGCTGCTGGCTGAATTGGGGGTTGATGCTGAGTCTGGGAATGAGATTACTCAGCTTACTCATGTGCGATCGCGTCAAGAAATCAAAGCAGCAGAGGAAGTTGCCCAGCGGTTTCCTTGCGAGGATTTTGATGAATTTAAAGCCATGTTTGCAGAAGTTGCCCGTCAGTTAAAGACTGGGGAACGGCAAACGGTGAAATATCAGGATAATGCCACGATTAATCCCGGGGATTTGTTCATTTTGGATGGACAAAAAGTTTTAGTGGCTGAGATGGGAGAGATGTTTATCAGTGAGTATGGGCTTAAAAATTGCCGGATGCGGGTGATTTATGACAATGGCACTGAGAGCAATCCTCTGTTTCGCTCCTTCCAGCGCGCTTTAAATAAAGATAAAACGAGCCGTCGCATCACTAAGCTGGATTTAGGTCCGTTATTTTCGTTTCAATCTGAACCCGAAGTTGAGGCAGAACAGGAATTAGCCACGGGCTATATTTATGTGTTGCGGAGTCAGGCGGATCATCCTTTCATTGCTCAGAATCGCTCTGTGATTCATAAAATTGGCGTGACGGGAGGGGATGTTAAAAAGCGAGTTGCTAACGCGAAGACTGACCCAACCTATTTGTTAGCTGATGTAGAAATTGTGGCTACTTTTAAATTAGAAAATATTAACCGGAAAAAACTGGAGGCGCTCCTTCAGAAGTTTTTCGCCAGCGCTCGATTGGATTTGGAATTGCGCGATCGCTTTGATACGCCAGTCAAGCCTAGGGAGTGGTTTATCGTGCCTTTGGCAGCCATTGAGGAGGCGATTAACAAAATCCAGGACGGTACCATTGAGCAATTCCGCTATGATCGGGAAACCGCCAGTTTGACGAGAGTCTGA
- a CDS encoding Uma2 family endonuclease, whose amino-acid sequence MTLSLEKSTPANSILQRHNATWQDYVAIRDDEAIDWRKISFYQGWLWVDRGTEGPNHASFSDLMTMIFFVWVFLHPEFVLQSYGRCVIERPDTHACAPDLVLYKGDNIPKWQPGEPPWIELSRHRLPDLVGEIADTTLSLDLDEQKQLYASLGIPEYWVVDVKGQRIFAFGLTELGHYERIEQSQVLTGLAIALLEQTLERLTTETNTAAASWLIQQLQNPPQPQEGMGESEQEENRNA is encoded by the coding sequence ATGACTCTCTCCCTAGAAAAATCCACCCCAGCCAACTCCATCCTCCAGCGCCATAACGCCACCTGGCAAGACTATGTAGCCATCCGGGATGACGAGGCTATAGACTGGCGAAAAATCTCATTTTATCAAGGATGGTTGTGGGTAGATAGGGGTACAGAAGGACCAAATCACGCTTCTTTCAGTGATTTGATGACCATGATTTTCTTTGTTTGGGTATTCCTGCACCCTGAGTTTGTCTTGCAATCTTATGGACGTTGTGTCATTGAACGCCCCGATACCCACGCCTGTGCGCCAGATTTAGTGCTGTACAAGGGCGATAATATTCCGAAGTGGCAACCCGGTGAACCGCCTTGGATTGAGTTGAGTCGCCACCGTTTGCCCGATTTGGTGGGGGAAATTGCGGATACCACTCTCAGTCTGGATCTGGATGAACAAAAGCAACTCTACGCCAGCTTAGGGATTCCTGAATATTGGGTCGTTGATGTGAAAGGACAGCGGATTTTTGCCTTTGGGTTGACGGAATTGGGGCATTATGAAAGGATTGAGCAGTCTCAGGTGTTGACGGGTTTAGCGATCGCCCTCCTAGAACAAACCCTAGAACGACTCACCACCGAAACCAACACCGCTGCCGCCAGTTGGTTAATCCAACAGTTACAAAATCCGCCACAACCACAGGAGGGGATGGGTGAGTCTGAACAGGAGGAGAACAGAAATGCCTAA
- a CDS encoding DEAD/DEAH box helicase codes for MLAIPSVSVAYAQNGSSTRLSELGMRPMQESAYQKRGEQYLLIKSPPASGKSRALMFIALDKLENQKLKQAIIVVPEKAIGASFQDEPLRQFGFWADWHVEPRWNLCNAPGTDGGKVEAVKTFLESESKVLVCTHATFRFAVDKFGVEMLDDRLIAVDEFHHVSSNPDNKLGDHIRQLMTRDKTHIVAMTGSYFRGDAEAVLHPEDESKFQTVTYTYYQQLNGYQYLKQLDIGYYFYSGNYTDEIMEVLNPNEKTILHIPNVNSRESTKDKIREVEHIIEALGEWQGTDPKTGFQRVKTAEGKILKVADLVDDDPSKRDKVAAALKDPTQKNNRDWVDIIIALGMAKEGFDWIWCEHALTIGYRSSLTEIVQIIGRATRDAPGKTRARFTNLIAEPDASEMMVTEAVNDTIKAIAASLLMEQVLAPRFEFKPKRPENQPTPGFDYGDNGYDPNRCNLGVNPETGEIQLEIKGLTVPKSPEADRICREDLTELVTAFVQDKQTIERGLFDEELVPEELTQVRMGKIIKEKFPNLDEGDREAVRQHAIAALNLVQQAKKTSNEGDGIAAKNTALIDGVRQFALSVTDLDIDLIDRINPFGEAYAILAKSMSEERLKLVAEAIAAKRINLTLEEARELAKRAVRFKQEKGRLPSLTAVDVWEKRMAEGVAFLQRKAKEENNG; via the coding sequence ATGCTTGCAATCCCCTCCGTTTCCGTTGCTTATGCCCAGAATGGCAGTTCCACCCGCCTCAGTGAACTGGGGATGCGCCCCATGCAAGAAAGCGCTTACCAGAAACGGGGTGAACAATATTTGCTGATTAAATCTCCTCCTGCCTCTGGGAAAAGTCGGGCGCTGATGTTTATTGCTTTGGATAAGCTGGAAAACCAGAAGCTCAAACAAGCGATTATTGTGGTTCCAGAGAAGGCGATCGGGGCTAGTTTTCAAGATGAACCCTTGAGGCAGTTTGGCTTTTGGGCGGATTGGCACGTTGAACCCCGGTGGAACCTCTGCAATGCACCGGGGACCGATGGCGGTAAAGTGGAGGCGGTGAAAACCTTTCTCGAAAGTGAGTCTAAAGTGCTGGTTTGCACCCATGCTACGTTCCGATTTGCGGTGGATAAATTTGGGGTGGAAATGTTGGACGATCGCCTGATTGCTGTAGATGAATTTCACCACGTTTCCTCGAACCCAGACAACAAGCTGGGGGACCATATCCGCCAACTTATGACTCGCGATAAAACTCATATTGTCGCGATGACGGGTTCTTATTTTAGGGGCGATGCGGAAGCGGTCCTACATCCTGAAGATGAATCCAAGTTTCAAACCGTTACCTATACCTATTATCAACAACTTAACGGCTATCAATATCTGAAGCAACTGGATATTGGTTACTATTTTTACTCGGGGAACTATACTGATGAAATCATGGAGGTACTTAATCCCAACGAGAAAACTATCCTGCATATTCCAAATGTTAATTCCCGGGAGAGTACCAAGGACAAAATCCGCGAAGTGGAACATATCATTGAGGCCCTGGGGGAATGGCAGGGCACTGATCCAAAAACCGGATTTCAACGGGTAAAAACCGCCGAGGGCAAGATTCTGAAGGTTGCCGATTTGGTGGATGATGACCCCAGCAAGCGGGATAAAGTCGCTGCTGCTCTCAAAGACCCTACTCAGAAAAATAACCGCGATTGGGTGGATATTATTATTGCCCTGGGGATGGCTAAAGAAGGTTTTGATTGGATTTGGTGCGAACACGCTTTAACCATCGGGTATCGCTCTAGTTTGACCGAAATTGTGCAGATTATTGGGCGGGCGACTCGGGATGCACCGGGTAAAACCCGCGCCCGGTTTACGAACCTGATTGCGGAACCGGATGCCAGCGAAATGATGGTGACTGAGGCGGTGAATGATACGATTAAGGCGATCGCCGCTAGTCTGCTGATGGAACAGGTCCTCGCGCCGCGCTTTGAGTTCAAACCCAAGCGCCCGGAGAATCAACCCACTCCCGGCTTTGACTATGGGGATAATGGCTACGATCCGAATCGCTGCAATCTGGGCGTGAATCCTGAAACCGGGGAAATTCAGCTCGAAATTAAGGGGTTAACTGTGCCGAAAAGCCCGGAAGCCGATCGCATCTGTCGGGAGGATTTAACCGAACTGGTGACGGCTTTTGTGCAAGATAAACAGACGATTGAGCGGGGTTTGTTTGATGAGGAGTTGGTGCCCGAGGAACTGACTCAAGTGCGGATGGGAAAAATTATTAAAGAGAAATTCCCCAACCTGGATGAAGGCGATCGCGAAGCGGTCCGGCAACACGCGATCGCCGCTCTCAATTTGGTTCAACAAGCTAAGAAAACGAGCAACGAAGGGGACGGGATAGCGGCGAAAAACACCGCCCTGATTGATGGGGTGCGCCAGTTTGCCCTATCGGTAACCGATTTAGATATTGATTTGATTGACCGGATTAATCCGTTTGGGGAAGCTTATGCGATTCTGGCTAAATCCATGAGTGAAGAACGGTTAAAACTGGTAGCAGAGGCGATCGCCGCCAAGCGAATCAATCTCACCCTGGAAGAAGCACGAGAGTTAGCAAAACGGGCGGTGCGGTTCAAACAGGAAAAAGGCCGGTTGCCGTCCCTCACTGCCGTCGATGTTTGGGAAAAACGGATGGCGGAAGGGGTTGCCTTCCTACAACGGAAAGCGAAAGAAGAAAACAATGGCTAA
- a CDS encoding tetratricopeptide repeat protein has translation MDQQGKDFEIELELQQLRQAMEMDLKLAQLPEAIAPPPAVESAHTEADERPQVVPNPAASPSSRKPKAFIAAIALLGLALAGSAIAAFKVQQWALTTSTTIGTDIETAQKTVDIDLLKQHRQTLQTATAILEKTPNLPGFNYQQAQANLPQMRSLQTTVQLDLTATERLKLAETLAMEAAVLVQNPPHPVQTWAKAREKWQQAIGQLESISPDTIVSSTAEQKLSSYRTNLANINNRMATAQKSVDFNNRGAAEISKRDYQRAIQYYKQAIALNASQPEAYIGQGIAYSELGNNLQAIQQYDKAIQLNSNLAEAYYNRGLSHYELGNEEKALEDYNLAIQNQPNYAQAYLERGGAHYALQNSSAAMADFQQAAQLFSQQGDTQNHQLAQKIIDYLQATTASNLDESEQEDYQECWDAWGNPCNEIHYYVPPRRSRNSGAVNVPTPQRNSTSIRTPSRTGGGRSRSRRRR, from the coding sequence ATGGATCAACAGGGTAAGGATTTTGAGATTGAGTTAGAGTTGCAGCAGTTGCGTCAGGCGATGGAGATGGATTTAAAGTTAGCGCAGTTGCCGGAGGCGATCGCACCGCCACCGGCAGTAGAATCGGCGCACACTGAGGCAGACGAGCGCCCGCAAGTGGTACCAAATCCAGCCGCCTCGCCCTCTTCGAGGAAACCCAAAGCATTCATCGCCGCGATCGCCTTGTTGGGATTGGCGCTGGCAGGAAGTGCGATCGCCGCATTCAAGGTCCAGCAATGGGCGCTCACTACCTCAACCACGATTGGCACTGACATAGAAACAGCGCAAAAAACCGTAGATATTGACCTCCTGAAACAGCATCGCCAAACCCTGCAAACCGCAACGGCTATCCTAGAAAAAACTCCTAATTTACCGGGATTCAACTATCAACAAGCCCAGGCTAATTTACCCCAAATGCGATCGCTCCAAACGACGGTACAATTGGACCTAACCGCAACAGAACGCCTCAAACTAGCCGAAACTCTAGCAATGGAAGCGGCAGTGCTGGTTCAAAATCCGCCGCATCCGGTGCAAACTTGGGCAAAAGCACGGGAGAAATGGCAACAGGCGATCGGGCAATTAGAAAGCATTTCACCGGATACCATCGTTAGTTCAACCGCAGAACAAAAGTTATCGAGCTATCGGACTAATCTTGCCAACATCAACAACCGAATGGCAACTGCTCAAAAATCTGTAGACTTCAATAATCGAGGCGCTGCGGAAATCAGTAAACGAGACTACCAGCGAGCGATTCAATATTATAAGCAGGCGATCGCCCTCAATGCCAGCCAGCCGGAAGCCTATATCGGACAGGGAATCGCTTACTCAGAACTTGGAAATAATCTCCAAGCCATTCAACAGTACGACAAAGCCATCCAACTCAATTCTAACTTAGCCGAAGCCTACTACAACCGAGGTTTATCTCATTATGAACTCGGGAATGAGGAAAAAGCCCTAGAAGACTACAATCTCGCCATTCAAAACCAGCCCAATTATGCTCAAGCCTATCTGGAACGAGGTGGCGCTCACTATGCGCTACAAAACTCCTCCGCAGCGATGGCAGACTTCCAGCAAGCCGCTCAACTGTTTTCGCAGCAAGGGGATACCCAAAATCATCAATTAGCGCAAAAAATCATCGATTATTTGCAAGCAACAACGGCATCAAATCTCGATGAAAGCGAGCAGGAAGACTATCAAGAATGCTGGGACGCTTGGGGAAATCCCTGCAATGAAATTCATTACTATGTCCCCCCAAGAAGATCCAGGAATTCCGGTGCAGTGAACGTCCCCACCCCGCAACGGAACTCCACCTCCATTCGCACCCCCTCTCGCACGGGTGGAGGAAGATCCCGCAGTCGTCGCAGGCGGTAA
- a CDS encoding type II toxin-antitoxin system PemK/MazF family toxin has product MAERIKLHRGIIIDVNLNPTQGSETGKIRPWIVVTNNTYNERVPVIQVVPITAWSDKKARIITNVEILPSAGNGLIKQSIADCLQTRPIDYRSRLVAIRGELEPEVLLQIDNALRIVFAL; this is encoded by the coding sequence ATGGCCGAAAGAATAAAACTCCATCGGGGTATAATTATTGATGTTAATCTTAACCCCACCCAAGGTTCAGAAACTGGAAAAATTAGACCTTGGATTGTAGTTACAAATAACACCTACAATGAGCGAGTACCCGTTATTCAAGTTGTCCCGATTACGGCATGGAGCGACAAAAAAGCTCGGATTATAACAAATGTTGAGATTTTGCCCTCGGCAGGGAATGGATTGATTAAACAATCTATTGCAGATTGCTTGCAAACCCGCCCGATTGATTATCGCTCTCGCTTGGTTGCCATTCGAGGTGAACTTGAACCTGAAGTTTTACTACAAATTGATAATGCTCTGAGAATTGTGTTTGCTTTGTAA
- a CDS encoding DUF433 domain-containing protein, with amino-acid sequence MSYRNIITLEPGKRGGKPGIRRMRITVYDVLGWLAAGMSHAEILDDFPELTEEDIKACVEFAADRERRLIAVVSGL; translated from the coding sequence ATGAGCTACCGAAATATTATTACCCTCGAACCCGGTAAACGAGGGGGCAAGCCGGGGATTCGCCGAATGCGAATTACCGTGTATGATGTATTGGGTTGGTTGGCAGCAGGAATGTCCCATGCAGAAATCTTAGATGATTTTCCAGAGTTAACTGAGGAAGACATCAAAGCTTGTGTGGAGTTTGCGGCAGACCGAGAGCGCCGCCTAATTGCTGTGGTAAGTGGTCTCTGA
- a CDS encoding DEAD/DEAH box helicase: MNSTPILKKFESNNLFPFALDRFQHEAIAALEAGRSVVVCAPTGSGKTLIGEYTIHRALKRGGRVFYTTPLKALSNQKLRDFRQQFGENNVGLLTGDISINRDAAVLVMTTEIFRNMLYGTSIGAVGTSLHGVEAVVLDECHYMNDRQRGTVWEESIIYCPPEIQLVALSATVANAGQLTEWISQVHGPTQLIYSDYRPVPLEYYFCSAKGLFPLLSKDQTKINQRLIKTPGKGRGSSRDEPGLIELLTHLHEKDMLPAIYFIFSRRRCDDAVTQVSDLSLVTPKEAAQLHKRVHEFLAKNPEAERTGQLQPLLRGIAAHHAGILPAWKGLVEELFQAGLIKVVFATETLAAGINMPARTTVISSLSKRTDDGHRLLKASEFLQMSGRAGRRGMDERGYVVTVQTRFEGAKEASYLATVGPDPLVSQFTPTYGMVLNLLQTHTLEETKELVESSFGQYLATLHLQPKLQDISKQTQELATLKKQLQGVDEDLCKGYQKLRERMKVERQLLKTLEEQALESTRTIAAQALPMAEPGQLLSLKGRHIVTKEPILAVLVAKAPGPGKSPILVCLSQSNRWYVGTGLDVVELHEPLPKWNQFESPLPPGELVLKPGQSRKGNEDTAAIAQLIPSSVPTFYAPEVAEQERRIAALDGQLKDHPLNQYGHPGTLVKHFKRYKKLESDLSKVKNKLDSHLTAHWEEFLDLINILQQVGCLRQLETQTDGDEDAIENLTFEVTSLGESAAAIRGDNELWLGLALMSGCLEWLEPHQFACACAALVTEVSRPDNWTNYNLSREVDGALSQLQGERRKLFQLQHRHRVTLPIWLERQLIAIVEEWALGVEWTELCANTSLDEGDIVRMLRRTLDFLSQIPYVPHISEGLKVNAYRAIQLINRFPVNETVD, translated from the coding sequence GTGAACAGTACCCCTATCTTGAAAAAATTTGAGTCAAACAACCTGTTTCCCTTTGCGTTAGATCGATTTCAGCATGAGGCGATCGCCGCCTTAGAAGCAGGCCGGTCCGTGGTGGTTTGTGCGCCCACGGGTTCAGGGAAAACCTTAATTGGAGAATACACCATCCACCGCGCCTTAAAACGGGGTGGACGAGTCTTTTACACCACCCCACTCAAAGCCCTCTCCAACCAAAAACTGCGCGACTTTCGGCAACAGTTTGGGGAAAACAACGTGGGACTACTCACCGGGGATATCTCCATCAACCGGGATGCAGCAGTCTTGGTGATGACCACGGAAATTTTTAGAAATATGCTCTATGGCACCTCCATTGGGGCCGTGGGGACTTCCTTGCATGGGGTTGAGGCGGTGGTTCTGGACGAATGCCACTACATGAACGATCGCCAACGGGGAACCGTCTGGGAAGAATCGATTATCTACTGTCCTCCAGAGATTCAGCTTGTGGCCCTCTCGGCCACTGTTGCCAATGCGGGACAGTTAACCGAGTGGATCTCCCAGGTACATGGGCCCACCCAGTTAATTTACTCCGACTATCGACCCGTTCCTCTGGAATATTACTTTTGCAGCGCCAAGGGATTATTTCCCCTGCTGAGTAAAGACCAGACAAAGATTAACCAGCGCCTGATTAAAACCCCAGGCAAAGGTAGAGGGTCCAGTCGAGACGAACCGGGGTTAATTGAGTTATTGACCCATTTGCACGAAAAGGATATGCTTCCGGCGATTTACTTCATCTTCAGTCGTCGGCGGTGTGATGATGCAGTAACCCAAGTGTCTGACCTGAGTCTGGTGACGCCGAAAGAAGCGGCCCAACTGCACAAACGAGTCCATGAATTTTTAGCCAAAAACCCAGAAGCGGAACGCACGGGACAACTGCAACCCCTGCTGCGGGGAATTGCGGCCCATCATGCCGGAATTCTGCCCGCTTGGAAAGGATTAGTCGAAGAACTCTTTCAGGCGGGTTTAATTAAAGTCGTGTTTGCTACAGAAACTCTGGCGGCGGGGATTAATATGCCTGCTAGAACCACAGTGATTTCCAGTCTGTCCAAGCGCACCGATGATGGACATCGACTCTTAAAAGCCTCTGAATTCCTGCAAATGTCCGGTCGCGCCGGTCGTCGAGGGATGGATGAACGGGGGTATGTGGTCACGGTTCAGACCCGGTTTGAAGGGGCAAAAGAAGCGTCTTACTTAGCCACTGTGGGACCGGACCCGTTGGTGAGTCAGTTTACTCCCACTTACGGGATGGTCTTAAATCTGCTGCAAACCCACACCTTAGAAGAAACCAAAGAACTGGTGGAATCGAGTTTTGGGCAGTATTTGGCAACCCTGCATCTGCAACCGAAACTGCAAGATATTTCCAAACAAACCCAGGAACTGGCAACCCTCAAAAAGCAGCTACAAGGGGTGGATGAGGACCTGTGCAAGGGATATCAGAAATTACGAGAGCGGATGAAGGTGGAACGGCAACTGCTCAAAACCCTGGAGGAGCAAGCTTTAGAATCCACTCGGACGATCGCCGCTCAAGCGCTGCCGATGGCTGAACCGGGACAACTGCTCAGTCTCAAAGGCCGTCATATTGTTACGAAAGAGCCTATTTTGGCAGTTTTGGTGGCAAAAGCGCCGGGACCGGGGAAATCGCCGATTTTGGTCTGTCTGAGTCAAAGCAATCGCTGGTATGTGGGGACCGGACTGGATGTGGTGGAATTGCATGAACCGCTACCGAAGTGGAATCAATTTGAATCCCCGTTACCCCCGGGAGAATTGGTCCTGAAACCGGGACAATCGCGCAAGGGGAATGAAGATACAGCGGCGATCGCTCAGTTGATTCCCAGTTCAGTGCCCACCTTTTATGCGCCAGAAGTGGCGGAACAGGAACGGCGAATTGCGGCCCTGGATGGTCAACTCAAGGACCATCCTCTCAATCAATATGGACATCCGGGCACCCTGGTTAAACATTTCAAACGCTATAAAAAGCTAGAAAGCGACCTATCTAAGGTTAAAAACAAGCTGGATAGCCATCTCACGGCGCACTGGGAAGAGTTTCTGGATTTGATTAATATTCTCCAACAGGTGGGATGTTTACGACAGTTGGAAACCCAAACCGATGGGGATGAAGATGCGATTGAAAATCTGACCTTTGAGGTGACTTCCTTAGGGGAAAGTGCGGCAGCGATTCGGGGAGATAACGAGTTATGGTTGGGATTGGCCCTGATGTCCGGCTGTTTAGAATGGTTAGAACCCCATCAGTTTGCTTGTGCTTGTGCCGCTTTGGTGACAGAGGTTTCCCGTCCGGATAACTGGACGAATTATAATCTGTCCCGAGAGGTGGATGGGGCGTTGTCGCAACTGCAAGGAGAACGACGGAAACTGTTTCAACTGCAACACCGGCATCGGGTGACCCTACCGATTTGGTTAGAACGACAATTAATTGCGATCGTTGAAGAATGGGCGCTGGGAGTGGAATGGACCGAACTCTGTGCGAATACGAGTTTGGATGAGGGGGATATTGTGCGAATGTTGCGCCGGACTTTGGATTTCTTGTCGCAGATTCCTTATGTTCCCCACATTTCTGAAGGGTTAAAGGTGAATGCCTATCGGGCGATTCAACTGATTAATCGCTTCCCAGTGAATGAGACGGTGGATTAA